In the genome of Oscillatoria sp. FACHB-1407, one region contains:
- a CDS encoding toll/interleukin-1 receptor domain-containing protein, with protein sequence MHQINVYQIFGVSMVSSLFISYCRREAPFVDSFLKALEKRGFEVWLDYHVLVPGRPWQEQIYEGLKASEVFLLIVSQESIASKNVQWEWEQAIALNKRIILIIFEAVKLPPELEQCEWIDLRGRFRAGIKELTRQLEASVPPKSAPPQKGFKVSLTVWMAILVSAIVSLLSLLTIWTVYIPYYLFPLPYQIVKRDFNFFHVRNALFILPFALFWTFAIVMYWTETYNPDAVSTTILIIGLLLSIPFAPLLVLLLYLPSMQRWGKPIASRPKFANPYHPNIQHPKPTRFTVDFAKEDKTYAEAIIHCLRRHGHQYVEKDTPETQQPEAILVLISAYKNTTVFNPEEHPVYPVLLQDTEDVDPNLKRIQWIDFRRGLSNLDKLAQLLPEPTRLLKALGIVPLSGQTVLPPIVEVILSYLTILALIKMGGWSVFFLKIGHEFSLVDVLLISLSLGIALKIIILVTQALINRKGFLASVPGLVVALVVIGLVLMVPTLHVPEFVNGGDKGSNAGLLTYGAFLVVYFVGLFLVVALGVRHFRALRRWFPPMELKLKFQNFRRR encoded by the coding sequence ATGCACCAAATCAACGTTTATCAAATTTTTGGGGTATCTATGGTGTCTTCCCTGTTTATCAGCTATTGCCGTCGCGAAGCACCATTTGTAGATAGCTTCCTCAAAGCATTAGAAAAACGAGGTTTTGAGGTTTGGCTAGACTACCATGTTCTGGTTCCGGGAAGACCCTGGCAAGAGCAAATCTATGAAGGGCTGAAGGCATCTGAGGTGTTTTTGCTGATAGTCTCTCAAGAGTCGATCGCGTCCAAGAATGTGCAGTGGGAATGGGAACAGGCGATCGCCCTCAACAAGCGCATTATTTTGATTATTTTTGAAGCCGTTAAACTGCCACCAGAACTGGAGCAGTGTGAGTGGATTGATTTACGCGGTAGGTTTAGGGCAGGCATTAAAGAGCTAACCCGGCAACTAGAAGCATCCGTTCCACCCAAATCTGCACCACCTCAAAAAGGCTTTAAAGTCTCTCTTACGGTTTGGATGGCAATTCTGGTGAGTGCGATCGTCAGTTTACTGTCATTGCTTACAATATGGACGGTTTACATTCCCTACTATCTCTTTCCCCTGCCCTATCAAATCGTAAAACGCGATTTCAACTTTTTTCATGTCCGAAATGCTCTGTTCATACTTCCTTTTGCTTTATTTTGGACATTTGCAATAGTTATGTACTGGACGGAAACCTACAATCCGGATGCAGTGTCAACTACTATTCTAATTATTGGCTTGCTTCTGTCGATTCCTTTTGCACCTCTGCTAGTACTCCTACTCTATTTACCCAGTATGCAACGTTGGGGAAAACCGATCGCCTCTCGCCCTAAATTTGCTAATCCCTATCATCCAAATATTCAACATCCAAAGCCCACTCGCTTCACCGTAGATTTTGCTAAGGAGGATAAGACCTATGCTGAAGCGATTATTCATTGCTTGAGACGACATGGACACCAGTACGTTGAAAAGGATACCCCTGAAACCCAACAACCTGAAGCGATACTGGTCTTAATCTCAGCCTATAAGAACACTACTGTATTCAATCCAGAAGAACACCCTGTTTATCCTGTTCTTTTACAAGACACGGAAGATGTTGACCCAAATTTGAAACGCATTCAATGGATTGATTTTCGACGCGGATTGAGCAATCTCGATAAACTAGCTCAACTATTGCCTGAACCGACCCGTCTATTGAAAGCATTGGGCATTGTTCCTTTGAGTGGTCAAACGGTCTTGCCACCCATTGTTGAAGTTATTTTGTCTTACTTAACAATACTAGCCCTTATAAAGATGGGTGGTTGGAGCGTTTTCTTTCTAAAAATTGGGCACGAATTTTCACTGGTTGATGTTTTACTCATTAGCCTTTCGTTAGGAATTGCTTTAAAGATCATTATTTTAGTTACTCAGGCTCTCATCAACCGTAAGGGCTTCTTGGCTTCAGTGCCTGGTTTGGTTGTGGCTCTAGTTGTGATTGGATTAGTACTCATGGTTCCAACGTTGCATGTGCCTGAATTTGTAAATGGGGGTGACAAAGGAAGTAACGCAGGATTGTTAACCTATGGAGCTTTCCTTGTTGTCTATTTTGTAGGGTTATTCCTGGTTGTAGCATTAGGAGTTCGACATTTTAGAGCGTTAAGACGATGGTTTCCACCGATGGAACTCAAGCTAAAATTCCAAAATTTTAGACGTCGTTAG
- a CDS encoding TVP38/TMEM64 family protein gives MQGVYYSSVRLLKEAYRLVVGISCTVGACCLVASPALAQNADNSGFAPQDLLRTALQWIDNLGIVGGLVFIAIYITATVSFLPGSILTLGAGVIFGVVFGSVYAFVGATLGAIAAFLVGRYLARSWISHKIENNQRFAAIDKAVAQEGFKIVLLTRLSPVFPFNLLNYAFGITGVSLKDYALASVGMIPATIMYVYIGSLAGDLARVGTESQPTNPTLQWAIRIIGFIATVAVTVYVTRIARSALAEKVEERINDEG, from the coding sequence ATGCAAGGAGTTTATTACTCTTCCGTTCGCCTGTTGAAAGAGGCATATCGATTAGTGGTTGGGATATCTTGTACCGTCGGTGCCTGCTGTCTTGTTGCCTCTCCTGCCTTGGCTCAGAACGCAGACAATTCTGGATTTGCCCCACAAGACCTGCTTCGCACTGCCCTGCAATGGATTGATAACTTAGGTATCGTCGGTGGGCTTGTCTTTATCGCGATTTACATCACTGCGACAGTTAGCTTCCTTCCGGGGTCGATCCTGACGTTGGGGGCAGGAGTCATTTTTGGGGTGGTGTTTGGTTCAGTTTATGCTTTTGTTGGGGCAACGCTGGGGGCGATCGCGGCCTTCTTAGTGGGGCGTTATTTGGCGCGGAGTTGGATTAGTCACAAGATTGAGAACAATCAACGATTTGCGGCGATCGATAAAGCGGTTGCCCAAGAGGGATTCAAAATTGTTTTGCTAACGCGGCTTTCACCTGTTTTTCCGTTTAACTTATTGAACTATGCATTCGGCATTACAGGCGTTTCGCTCAAAGACTATGCACTGGCATCCGTGGGCATGATCCCTGCCACGATTATGTATGTCTACATCGGCTCTCTGGCGGGCGATCTTGCCAGAGTTGGCACTGAAAGCCAACCGACTAATCCAACGTTGCAATGGGCAATTCGCATTATTGGTTTCATCGCGACCGTTGCGGTTACGGTCTATGTAACTCGGATTGCCCGTAGTGCACTGGCAGAAAAGGTGGAAGAAAGGATAAACGATGAAGGATAA
- a CDS encoding toll/interleukin-1 receptor domain-containing protein, which yields MVSSLFISYCRREAPFVDSFLKALEKRGFKVWLDYHVLVPGRPWEEQIYEGLKEAEVFLLVVSQESIASKNVKWEWEHAIALNKRIILIIFEAVKLPPELEQYEWIDLRGRFREGIKDLTRQLESPVPPKSAPPQSGFKVPLMVGLAIGVSAIVSLLSLLTIWTIYIPYYLFPLPYRIIKRDFNFFHVRNALLILPFFLVWTAVFLDPTVYSTAIFADITNKLFVIITLVAFVLLLLLYSPYMQRWGKPIASRPIFANPYNPKIQHPRQTIFTVDFAGQDIGYAETIIHCLIQYGHLYVGKNTVEAEQAEAVLVLISEFNGTTTFNPEEYVVYPILLQDTKAVNPDLGRIQWIDFRRGLKNLDKLAQLLPEPTRLLKALGIPPASNQTVLPWSIQILLAYFTVIASLAVGIWSIILLYILKSFSLGYLILVIPLVVVTLKIIFSITQSLITRKGLFISKFKLCLGFISLGVILFIPMFTPLINLALQEIRLVFAYSLLTMIYTFGIYLFLFASSSKATRRWFPS from the coding sequence ATGGTGTCTTCTTTGTTTATTAGTTATTGCCGTCGCGAAGCACCGTTTGTAGATAGCTTTCTCAAAGCATTGGAGAAACGAGGATTTAAGGTTTGGCTAGACTACCATGTCCTGGTTCCGGGAAGACCCTGGGAAGAGCAAATCTATGAAGGACTGAAAGAAGCCGAGGTCTTCCTACTCGTTGTCTCTCAGGAGTCGATCGCTTCCAAAAACGTGAAGTGGGAATGGGAACACGCGATCGCCCTCAACAAGCGCATCATCCTGATCATTTTTGAAGCCGTTAAGCTGCCACCGGAGCTTGAGCAGTATGAGTGGATTGACCTACGCGGCAGGTTTAGAGAGGGTATTAAAGATCTGACTCGACAACTAGAGTCACCCGTTCCACCCAAGTCTGCACCACCACAATCAGGCTTCAAAGTTCCTTTGATGGTTGGACTTGCAATTGGGGTGAGTGCGATCGTCAGTTTGCTGTCATTACTTACAATATGGACGATTTATATCCCCTATTACTTATTTCCTTTACCCTACCGCATCATAAAACGCGACTTTAACTTTTTCCATGTCCGCAACGCCCTGCTCATACTTCCTTTCTTCTTAGTTTGGACCGCTGTTTTTCTCGATCCTACAGTATACAGTACTGCAATATTTGCAGATATTACAAACAAGTTGTTTGTAATTATTACTTTAGTGGCTTTTGTATTACTGCTCCTGTTGTACTCGCCGTATATGCAACGATGGGGTAAACCGATTGCCTCTCGCCCTATATTTGCCAATCCTTATAACCCCAAAATCCAACATCCAAGGCAAACTATTTTTACTGTAGATTTTGCTGGTCAGGATATAGGCTATGCTGAAACCATCATTCATTGCTTAATTCAATATGGACATTTATATGTGGGAAAAAACACGGTAGAAGCAGAACAAGCAGAAGCTGTTCTAGTTCTAATTTCAGAGTTTAATGGCACAACTACATTCAACCCAGAAGAATATGTTGTTTATCCTATTCTTCTACAAGACACAAAAGCCGTTAATCCAGATTTAGGGCGTATTCAATGGATTGACTTTCGACGAGGCTTAAAAAATCTTGATAAATTAGCACAACTGTTACCTGAGCCAACTCGATTGCTCAAAGCATTAGGTATCCCTCCAGCAAGCAATCAAACTGTTCTACCATGGAGTATTCAAATTCTTCTAGCCTACTTTACAGTAATAGCTTCACTTGCAGTCGGTATTTGGAGCATTATTCTTTTGTATATCTTGAAATCCTTTTCGCTCGGATACCTCATCCTAGTTATTCCTTTAGTAGTCGTTACATTAAAAATTATTTTTTCAATAACTCAATCCCTTATTACCCGCAAAGGCTTATTTATATCAAAGTTTAAATTGTGTTTAGGCTTTATATCGCTTGGAGTAATTCTGTTTATTCCAATGTTCACGCCTCTAATCAATCTTGCGCTTCAAGAAATTAGACTGGTATTTGCCTATTCGCTTCTAACAATGATCTACACCTTTGGGATATACTTATTCCTGTTTGCGTCGAGTTCAAAAGCCACAAGGAGATGGTTTCCTTCATAA